One window of Psychrobacillus sp. FSL H8-0483 genomic DNA carries:
- the murF gene encoding UDP-N-acetylmuramoyl-tripeptide--D-alanyl-D-alanine ligase, with protein MKPHTVGTIRNVISGELVQGTDELSVHYGAYRLKQIKNQNTILFTSRRIVDWEGLREYFPLVLATDRDYNLQEIPEHITIIQVLNVEEAYWKFVRYYRSLFEIPVIAITGTSGKTTTKEMIRHILSIDRKVAATNLSSNSRTAYLQYLLNIEEDTEAAIFETAVGAPGDILKAGEYFKPTIGIITNIGSHHLNYCKTLEGYIKAKGEMLQIVESSGVLIINPEDNNTRKIDVKNFPGKIIKIGRHWSCHFRASNIQYSLDGMQFSLQHKNRNYQMFVPGLGEHQVYNALCAIAAVHEIGVSIPEAAKHLKSFQKYKKQLQLVDGINGSEILDDTWSITTTSLEAALKVLNEVGKTKKKIAIIGTITDLGSWGYVIHEQAGELVYQIGVDVLITIGQHARIIADYAVKLGFNSPVYTFNNNTLVYDLLDKIVDSDTIILIKGDMYSKTIIELASKLRRKL; from the coding sequence ATGAAGCCACATACAGTTGGTACGATAAGAAATGTCATTTCCGGTGAATTGGTACAAGGGACGGATGAATTGAGTGTCCATTATGGTGCATACCGTTTAAAACAAATTAAAAATCAGAATACGATCCTTTTTACAAGTAGGAGAATAGTAGATTGGGAAGGATTAAGGGAATATTTCCCTTTAGTTCTTGCTACAGACAGGGATTATAATTTACAAGAAATCCCTGAGCATATAACTATTATCCAAGTTCTGAATGTAGAAGAAGCTTATTGGAAATTTGTACGTTACTACCGAAGCTTGTTTGAAATTCCTGTGATTGCTATTACGGGGACTTCTGGAAAAACAACGACCAAAGAAATGATTAGGCATATCCTATCTATTGATCGTAAAGTAGCGGCTACGAATCTTAGCAGTAACTCCCGAACGGCCTATTTGCAATATCTCCTAAACATAGAGGAGGATACGGAAGCGGCTATCTTCGAGACTGCTGTCGGTGCCCCTGGAGATATACTAAAAGCAGGAGAGTATTTCAAACCTACGATTGGAATTATTACAAATATAGGATCTCATCACTTAAATTATTGCAAAACTTTGGAAGGTTATATTAAAGCAAAAGGAGAAATGCTTCAAATTGTTGAATCGTCAGGTGTATTGATTATAAATCCAGAGGATAACAATACGAGAAAAATCGATGTGAAAAACTTTCCTGGGAAAATCATCAAAATTGGACGTCATTGGTCGTGCCACTTTAGAGCGAGTAACATTCAATATAGTTTAGACGGTATGCAATTTAGTCTTCAACACAAGAATCGAAATTATCAAATGTTTGTTCCTGGGTTAGGAGAGCATCAGGTTTATAATGCTCTTTGTGCAATTGCTGCTGTTCATGAAATAGGAGTAAGTATTCCAGAGGCGGCAAAGCATTTAAAATCTTTTCAGAAGTATAAAAAGCAGCTTCAATTGGTAGATGGAATCAATGGCTCTGAAATTCTGGATGATACATGGAGTATTACAACGACTTCATTAGAAGCCGCTTTAAAAGTGCTGAATGAAGTGGGAAAAACGAAAAAAAAGATTGCAATTATAGGTACTATTACGGACTTAGGATCTTGGGGATATGTTATACATGAACAAGCTGGAGAATTAGTCTATCAAATCGGTGTAGATGTGCTAATTACGATTGGTCAGCATGCACGCATAATTGCGGACTATGCAGTGAAATTAGGCTTTAACTCACCTGTCTATACATTTAACAATAATACGCTTGTATATGATTTGTTAGATAAGATAGTTGATTCTGATACCATTATTCTCATAAAGGGTGATATGTATAGCAAGACCATCATCGAATTAGCTTCTAAACTACGGAGAAAGCTGTAA
- a CDS encoding ATP-grasp domain-containing protein has product MRAIVFISTNKSGSSREAIKAAEWLGYFTIVFTKNEKQLQQREEYTDVHEMIFVNTDNLEDMRKEIKKLQSKGMNIKTIVSFIDPFVHIASILCDEFCHNYTSSKAIEIMEDKEQTRLFLKDQPYTPKFISIQPNESMSTKKICAQLDFPIIVKSPKSTGSKDVLLAKGKKQLEKHFENLRNRNPDESIMIEEYIDGDQYLVEALVYNNNAHIIGIIEQEITKGKRFIITGYGVLASVPETIKSGIEEVLNSIIAAFEIVNGALHLEIRLTKKGWKLIEINPRISGGAMNKMIQAAFGFSLVEETLKLFLGERPAILPKHKKYVFTKYVIVKNNGILEKVTGKGRANKSPGVLEVYVKPKKGTLLIPPLSMGHRYAYVIAEGSSLEEAKDCANNAAKEITFHLKEE; this is encoded by the coding sequence TTGAGAGCAATTGTTTTTATCAGTACAAATAAATCCGGATCCAGCAGAGAGGCTATTAAAGCAGCGGAGTGGTTGGGTTACTTTACCATTGTATTTACAAAAAACGAAAAGCAACTACAACAAAGGGAGGAGTATACAGATGTTCACGAAATGATTTTTGTAAACACAGATAATCTTGAGGATATGAGAAAAGAAATTAAAAAACTACAGTCAAAAGGGATGAATATAAAAACAATCGTCAGTTTTATTGATCCGTTTGTTCATATCGCATCCATTCTTTGTGATGAATTCTGTCACAATTATACTTCCTCAAAAGCTATTGAAATAATGGAAGACAAGGAGCAGACACGACTGTTTCTAAAAGATCAACCTTATACCCCTAAATTTATCTCGATTCAGCCTAACGAATCGATGTCTACTAAAAAGATATGTGCTCAGTTAGATTTTCCGATTATTGTGAAATCACCAAAATCAACAGGCTCCAAAGACGTACTCTTAGCAAAAGGAAAAAAACAGCTGGAAAAACATTTTGAAAATCTTCGGAATAGGAACCCAGATGAATCAATTATGATTGAAGAATATATAGACGGCGATCAGTATCTGGTTGAGGCGCTCGTTTATAATAACAATGCGCATATTATAGGAATTATTGAACAGGAAATTACAAAGGGCAAGAGGTTTATTATTACTGGTTATGGAGTGCTTGCTTCTGTTCCCGAAACGATCAAATCTGGAATTGAAGAGGTTCTGAATTCAATCATTGCAGCATTTGAAATTGTAAATGGAGCGCTGCATTTGGAAATCCGTTTAACTAAAAAAGGTTGGAAACTCATTGAGATCAATCCAAGGATTTCTGGAGGGGCAATGAATAAAATGATTCAAGCTGCATTTGGGTTTAGTTTAGTGGAAGAAACGCTTAAATTATTTTTAGGAGAACGCCCTGCCATTTTACCGAAACATAAGAAGTATGTCTTCACCAAATACGTTATTGTTAAAAATAATGGTATTTTAGAAAAAGTGACTGGAAAAGGGAGAGCTAACAAGTCGCCAGGAGTCCTTGAAGTTTACGTGAAGCCTAAAAAAGGAACGCTTTTAATCCCGCCATTATCCATGGGTCATCGATATGCTTATGTAATTGCAGAAGGAAGTAGTTTAGAAGAAGCTAAAGATTGTGCAAATAATGCAGCAAAGGAGATTACATTCCATCTAAAAGAAGAATAA